In Hydra vulgaris chromosome 06, alternate assembly HydraT2T_AEP, a genomic segment contains:
- the LOC136081335 gene encoding uncharacterized protein LOC136081335 — protein sequence MVDQIYKHVSFFGKGSTRKIYCKYCDKQITACSTFRWMQHIRGCEKASDNVKLCFKKIKRELQSVLVETRSNENMASQIFEDSVSRQSSKRTMLNLYFDTINKDDIEKIDKSYARVFFHTGVPFALADSSAWKQHHANLRPAYKVPSSKCISGRLKDALNDEKRSIKEYVDNSEYVSIVTDGFSNINTNYLINYSIHVENRTMKPIAYKIEPTGQEQQTGINIATRIENVILEVGVDKVTSIVTDNTSNMRAAWDIIEKKFPKIFCNGCAAHTINLLVKDICLLPEFVDVLEKSRKLTAFIKQRTCLVDQFRIIQNRVKQENNLKEMQALSHAVLTRWYSHHTSVPRTLENKLVHLNLVNSGAFTRISLSTKKLEYINIIQDNFFWEDYQRFINVMKPLSKLIGKLESDTCLLSEVYLGFVNLMQIWSEDSVLKALVLHRLEFVHTPSMGFAYFLDPRNHGGRNMYTEPPPSSKSDLVIVLELLPKYIDETRGFCNYQTSKNEIRSFQRLCANPTPDFAAQVKLMGPDIWWSVEGASKFPNLAKVARIVFTISTFQAASERIWSLYNFIHSSDVPINRHRHRLNRPLFVQSESRRNRLAKDKAIGLVLMYANATLHEKEANIADIMLGNTRDHDDINEDDVAVDFNLETSVDTNDIISVD from the exons ATGGTTGATCAAATTTACAAGCATGTCTCTTTTTTTGGAAAAGGttcaacaagaaaaatttattgcaaatattgtgATAAACAAATTACAGCATGCTCAACTTTCAGATGGATGCAGCATATAAGGGGATGTGAAAAAGCATCTGACAATGTTAAATTgtgcttcaaaaaaataaaaagagaacttCAAAGTGTTTTAGTTGAAACAAGAAGCAATGAAAATATGGCCTCACAAATCTTTGAAGATTCAGTTTCTAGGCAATCTTCTAAAAGAACTATGCTAAATTTATACTTTGACACTATAAACAAAGATGACATTGAAAAGATTGATAAATCATATGCAAGGGTGTTTTTCCATACAGGAGTACCTTTTGCATTAGCTGATTCTTCTGCTTGGAAGCAACATCATGCAAATCTTAGGCCTGCATATAAGGTTCCATCTAGTAAATGCATTAGTGGGCGTTTAAAAGATGCATTAAATGATGAAAAACGTTCAATAAAAGAATATGTCGATAATTCTGAATATGTAAGTATAGTGACTGATGGTTTTTCAAACATTAATACAAATTATCTTATTAATTATTCGATTCATGTTGAAAATAGGACAATGAAACCAATTGCTTACAAAATTGAGCCAACTGGTCAGGAGCAACAGACTGGCATTAATATCGCAACTCGCATAGAAAATGTAATTCTAGAGGTTGGTGTTGATAAAGTTACAAGCATTGTAACTGATAATACCTCAAACATGAGAGCTGCATGggatattattgaaaaaaaatttccaaaaatattttgtaatggtTGTGCAGCCCATACAATCAATCTTTTAGTAAAAGATATTTGCCTTCTGCCTGAATTTGTGGATGTtttagaaaagtctagaaaacTGACAGCATTTATTAAGCAAAGAACATGTCTTGTTGATCAATTTCGTATAATTCAAAATCGTgttaaacaagaaaataatttaaaggaaATGCAAGCATTATCACATGCAGTTTTAACACGGTGGTATAGCCATCATACATCAGTTCCTCGTACTCTTGAAAACAAGTTAGTCCACTTAAATTTAGTCAACTCAGGTGCCTTTACGCGCATATCTTTATCTACAAAAAAGTtagagtatataaatattatacaagacaattttttttgggAAGATTATCAacgttttattaatgttatgaaaccattatcaaaattaataggTAAACTGGAATCAGATACTTGTTTACTTTCTGAAGTTTATTTAGGATTTGTTAATTTAATGCAAATATGGAGTGAAGACTCAGTATTGAAAGCTCTTGTTTTACACCGATTGGAATTTGTGCATACACCATCCATGGGGTTCGCGTACTTTCTTGATCCACGAAATCATGGTGGTAGAAATATGTATACTGAGCCTCCTCCATCCAGTAAAAGTGACCTTGTTATAGTCCTTGAGTTACTTCCAAAGTACATAGATGAAACAAGAGGATTTTGCAAttatcaaacttcaaaaaatgaaataagatcTTTTCAGAGACTATGCGCAAATCCAACTCCAGATTTTGCAGCTCAAGTTAAATTAATGGGCCCTGATATCTGGTGGAGTGTTGAGGGTGCAAGTAAATTTCCAAATTTAGCTAAAGTTGCACGAATAGTCTTTACCATTTCAACTTTTCAAGCTGCAAGTGAACGAATATGgagtttgtataattttatacatTCTAGTGATGTACCGATTAATCGGCATCGGCATCGGCTTAATCGGCCACTTTTTGTACAATCGGAATCG CGTAGAAACCGACTTGCAAAAGATAAAGCAATCGGCTTAGTTCTTATGTATGCAAATGCCACACTCCATGAAAAAGAAGCAAATATTGCTGATATAATGCTTGGTAATACTAGGGATCATGATGATATTAATGAAGATGATGTTGCTGTTGATTTTAATCTAGAGACTTCAGTTGATACAAATGATATCATTTCagttgattaa
- the LOC136081334 gene encoding uncharacterized protein LOC136081334 — MGLVPIILEKLPEELNLVISRKLNEDRIWEIKDVLDILKSELRAREHINSSNSYTLPFTAGTFHSRDNPNSKYDKKTYIYKRNDSYSPVCLFCDNHKSHHCKLVTNITARKKILSDKKCCFRCLSNKYLSNKCSSKLKCFKCNRFHRVSIYDNRDSDNNDKLKNNKDGELTSVASTSFLSASKSVLQPTETVVSDFNREQIFIKNDLNLSWDDFKISESDNIVYENFQKNIKFNGAMYEVELPFKIDHPVIGDNYNLWKSRFLALEKKLASDRDLFASYNNIIKDQLSKGIIEKISNFESNIGDVHYLPHRPVIREDKLTSWFI; from the exons ATGGGTCTTGTCCCAATAATACTTGAAAAGCTTCCAGAGGAGCTCAATTTAGTTATTAGTCGTAAACTAAATGAAGATAGAATCTGGGAAATTAAAGATGTGCtcgatattttaaaatctgaGTTAAGAGCGCGAGAACACATTAATTCTTCTAACTCATATACTTTACCTTTCACTGCTGGTACGTTTCATTCGAGGGATAATCCGAATAGTAAATACGATaagaaaacttatatttataagagAAATGACTCTTATTCACCAGTTTGTCTATTTTGCGATAACCACAAATCGCATCATTGTAAATTAGTAACTAACATTACGGCTAGAAAAAAGATCTTAAgtgataaaaaatgttgttttcgttgtcttagtaataaatatttaagcaATAAGTgttcatcaaaattaaaatgttttaaatgcaatCGTTTTCATCGTGTATCTATTTATGACAATAGAGACAGTGACAATAatgataaacttaaaaacaacaaagacGGCGAGTTGACTTCAGTAGCGAGTACATCCTTTCTTTCTGCTTCTAAATCTGTTCTTCAACCTACTGAAACC GTTGTGTCTGATTTCAATAGggaacaaatttttattaaaaatgacttaaatttATCATGGGATGATTTCAAAATTAGCGAGAGTGATAATATTGTTTATGaaaactttcagaaaaatattaaatttaatggtgCAATGTATGAAGTTGAATTGCCTTTTAAAATAGATCATCCGGTGATAGGCGACAATTATAATTTATGGAAGTCTAGGTTTTTAGCATTAGAGAAAAAACTTGCAAGCGATAGAGATTTATTTGCAtcttacaataatattattaaggaTCAATTATCTAAAGGCATTATTGAAAAAATCTctaattttgaatcaaatattGGTGACGTTCACTATTTACCTCACCGTCCTGTAATACGTGAAGATAAACTAACTTCATGGTTCATATAG